The genomic stretch AGTGGCGGCACTCTCCCACCGCCTGGTTTAGCTAGGTTTAGCTGCGTTTAGTGGGGTTTGGGATGCTATAGCAAGTTCAAACAACTATAACGGGTATAGCCGTTTGAACCGGCTATAACTCTATTTTAATTTTGATTAGTTATATTTCGTGTAATTTTGTATGATATTTTTAAAAGTAAAAAATGTAGTTCCATTGCAATACGTAACTTtgtaatttgagagaggtagtGTGATTGAacgaaataattgaaaatgatttaactcccagccattagatacatagctgtttTCAGCGAGATTACAACAGATGTAAACAAAATTCCTGCGAACATACGAACAACAATGACTCTAGGGTGAACAAATAATCatagattgcagtggcatgtgtGGCATAGATGCTATCCTAAACCAGTGCTGTTGCTAAACCTAGCATGCCTTAGATAATTGAAATAGTCGTGGAAACCGCCATGTCTAGTTCCTAGTAGAACTAGCTTTGCGAGGACTGCGACGGCCCAGCTCCATAGTAGTCAGCACTCCCAGAGGATGGCAGAGACGGGGGGAGgcgatccttgttgtggtgtaggagcacttgcaccatggatcggtGCAAATCAAGTCACCTGCGATGTCAACCGCCCAAGGATTCGCGTCAACTTCGGACTGAAAATCCTCGACCTTATGCTCCGGGTCAAAAATCTTGTACTTCAGGTAGTGTATGTACTCCTGGGTTGGCTCAAGAAGTGGTGGATCGACCCACTTGGCGTAGTGGCAGTTACCTTCATCGAGATAGGTCTGAACGTGATGTTAGTTTGAAGCACGAGAAGCTTAGGAAGAGTAATGAAATAATAACTTTACTCACCAACCCATACGGGCATCGAAAGAAACAGCGACTTCCATCACCGTAGCCGTCATAGAGCTGGACGACACAAGCCACGACATGGTGACACATTTGCCATGCATGCTAGCGGTCGTCATAAGGCTAAAGGCAGTTTGGAGGGGCGTAGTTAGCCCTGTCCTCTAGAGGGAACTCGTCGAGGGGTGCCTCATACTCCGTTGGGCCAAAAGAAGCTGACCAAGTGATGGTTGGAATAAGAGCACTTCTGTAGATTACTCTGTTCTGCATCTGTGCAATCAAATGGGGCCATGACCTTATTAGGGCCAAAGCAATCTTGCTTTATAGTTTCCTTTCACCCTTTCTTTTTCGGGAAAAAGGTTCCTTGTATCCTAGCCGATGTTCCTTTGAGAAAGTGATAGCGGCTGGGACATGAACCTGAAAATGGACCATGACATGTGCGCATGGAAATCCCATGATGCTAACCTTTTGTTTCTTTCATAAGCATGTtgttcaggaaaaaaaacatttaccATGTGATTTCGGTGAAGCATGCCTTATGTAATTTTCTTTACTTATAGCTAGCTCCATCTGATTTGTATCCATATTAGTTGAAAACTCTATGCATGTGATCTTATTTCTCTGCAGAATCGTCTGAATAATGGTTTCAGGATGGCTAGGCCACAGAGGAAAGCACATCAGGTTCACAAGGATAACAAAATGACGTCGGAAGAATGCATCAGAGTGTGAGCAGGACCCTGTCAAGATCATCATGCAGGATTTGGTCATTGTTTGTTTGGTATGTGCAATTCTGAAAGCTGAGTACTTTCCATTGTAGTGCATGTATGATCATTCTTTAGAGCCTCATTGTTGCCCTTCTCAGAGGCACTGTCAGGACTGGATAAGCCAATACAGCAGGAAGAGGCGAAGAGCTAGAGTTCCCGTGACCCAATGAGACAGGGATGAAAATTGACCAATATTATACTGATGGTGAGCTAAAGGAGCATGATCTGTTGAGCAAAGGAGCAATGCAAGGAGGAGGAACCATTGCGACCATATAGAATAGAAGTTCTGCTCTGACCATTACTCTTACATCTGCACCGATGATTGGATAGAATCATTGTGTGCTTATACGCCCCAACCCAACCAACAAAACTCCAGATGGATTTGTATTAAGTTTGGCAGGGCTCAATGAAGTTCTACCAGTGATTAATATTATGCTGATCTTGCAAAGTTCCATTGGGTTTTGGCCTCATGCGCACACGCATGAATGGCAAAGTTTGAGCTGCTATATGCAATGTGGAAAGAAAACTCTACTACGAGTCATGAATGAATTAAGATGGCCATTCTGCAGCACGATCTGTCTGCACTGATATAGTTACAGTTGTGATTCTTCTTCAGTGGTGGACCGGTTTTTCTATGAAATGGGAGAGGGTCTCCCTACTAATTATAagtatataaaataaaataagggGTATCACAGAAGATTAAACTCCTTGTGCTCCCCtgaatttgtctttttttagtTTCCTTATTAGACTGTCACCGTGTGTTTCCTCGTACAAAACCTGCATAATTAATCAGGAGTCGACAACCCCAGTGCAGTTGAAGATCAATGGTTAAAATCGTCGAATACAATAGAAATTGCATAACATTAATAAGATTCTACATCTATTTTTGCCGTAGCAACGTCCAGGCACGCACCTTGTAATGTTAAATAAGTGTATGGCTCTATCACTGCATGCCATTAGAAATACTTCATACGTCTAAGATTTGATGCTTAAAGAAGAAATTTCCTTCACCCATAACTAAGTTCTTGGATTAAATACCTCTTATTTTTACATTATTAGTCTGGTTGAATTTCCATGTATTTCAATACAAATATTTTGTTGCCCAACGCACTGGCACAATGGCCACACACCAAAGCAGCAGTTCCTACTACTCATTGCTTATGTTATTACTCATTGCAaagtcattttttattttatattggAGGCATTTCACATGTGTTTGAGTTTGTAGAAGTAAATATTTCATACGATAATATTTGATGCTTACagacaaaatttattttgcctgtagcaacacacgggcacgatcctagtgtAACAAAAAGAATACGTGTGAAGATCCAAATTATTTTAGTCTTCTACCAGTATTTGCATGTCCATATATTACCTCAATCATAAGCACCACCACCATGAATAATATTGGTATAAACAAAAATGGCTCAAAATGCCACAATACATATATATGCCCCTTGACTTGCACATTGATATTTCTCCGTATACCATTTTCttacatatttatatttttattgcCAAACACACACCCTTTTCTCTGATCTCTTCTCTGGTGTCAACCCAAAGATCCTGAACCAACGACAGTTCTGCCTTAGCACCAGCATGTGGGTTCCACTTTTTGACACTGTGAGAAACATTTTGCACTGTCCTCATCTGCATTCCTTCAAAGAGGGCCAGCTCCTCTGCATTCCTTTAAAGAAGGCCAGCTCCTCCACCTTCTTTGTTGTAGGGAATTTCATTTGAAATTTGTTGTCTGCTATTCTTTTGGCATACCACCTCCAGGTTGAACTTGGGCCTGCTTGAGCGAATTCACCCTCCAATTGCCTTGCAGTTACTGACCCACTTGTGATAGTAATTAGTGCAAAATTTCCCATGTCCTTAGAATTGTCACCATTTTCATCATCTTGAATAACATGGAAGCCTTGCCCTGAAGCTGCAAGTCCACCAAGGCAAGATTTCTGAGCAAACTCTTGGTACATGCCCTTCTTTTTTGCATCTGCCACTTATCACTGGTTTGAAGCAATCCTCAGTTCTGTGCCCATTTTTTCCACATTTGCCACAGAACCCATGATGTTCTTGCTTTCTTCAAATCtcttatcttcttctttcttctcaatctgctccctccctccaacTTTTCCTTCTAGTCCTGGATCTATAGCTTTCTTTGCTTGCTGAAAGAACTAAGTCCTCctagctctaaacacatttcCCTTTGAAAGTCTCTTGGTCTTTGAACACCTGTTCCCTTTCCCTCCCCTAGTTCAAATTGTTCCTAAGGTCAAACTGCTGCCCCTGGTAATGATTTTGATTCTGGGTTCTGTCCATCTCTCTACTTCTTCCTTGTTGGTGTTGGAACCTTCCTCCCCTGAAGTTACCTCTCCTCTCATCCCATTGCCTGTGATTAGGATGACCCCCAAAATTCTGGAACTCGCCTATGTTACCTCCTGTGTCACACCCAAATCTTCCTCCTACCTAGGGAGCTTTCTACACACCGAAGCTACCACGGTCGTCCATCTGATGAAATCTGTTCGGGATGGATCTCACAACCTAACGAAAACGATCTTGTGTCACCCCCAGAGTCAACCACCTTGTTGGATCCACACCACGGAGGGGTGCGGATGGAGAATCGCTTTTCTTATAGAGGTGTTCAAGTCTGTTGGTGAGCTCCTCATCGagtccccccctcccccgcggTCGGCACATCACAGGTTGCTACCAGACGGGGCCCCCAGGATCGCACCTCTCGCCACCAATGAACACGAAGGGTTCACCGGGTTAGGGTTCCCCAACCTAGGGTTCACTGAATTTGGGGATGGATTTGGGATTGGCGGCAGCAGGGGTAGGGTTGCGAAAGAGGATGAGCTTGTGCGCGGATGTTTAGGGCGTGTTTAGTGCCCTGCACGGGGCTGAGCTAGGCTCACCGCATGCAGGGTCCCTCAGTTTGGTTGCCTGGTCCACCGCCCGAGCCAGGCCGTGCACGTGCGAAAGACCCCCCACGGCTAGGCTCCAGGGAGACGAGCGGAGTAGCCGTTTCCACTGGGCCACTAGGCCAGGCTCCCATGGTGCCACGGCGGGCGCACGGGAGGCGGAAAATCGGCTGGCGAAGCTCGCGCCATTTCGCTAGGGTTACCTTCCCCTTTCCCGCCACTCACCGTAGTATATATCCCACTCCTCACCGCCTCCCCTCTCCACCACTCACCATTCATCTTCGGCGCAGCAGGTGCTTTcctcttctctcttcctctcatGTTCATCGATTAGGGTTCATCGACTCACGTTGATTTGATCCCCTCCCTCCTTTGTTGCTTTGTAGATGCTCTGGATCTGAGTTCTTGTGTGGGTATAAGTGAATCTGGTTAGCctccccttctttttcttgatcTCGTAACCCTAAGTTATTGGAGGAGAGATCCATCTCTCACTCTTTCTTCTTAAACTCGATGCAGACACATCAGATCTGAGTTTCCCACCTGGTTCTAAGGTATACATTCATGTTCTTGCTTAGGGTTctattttttctatttgtttgtgTCATTTTCCTAACAACTATATGCAATATTTGGTTGTTGTTGGTGCCAGGTTGTAGATCTGATGTCGCTTGTTTGTTCATTTGCGTTTGTTTGGGTGCTGCCTGTCCTCGTCCAATATAAGCAATCCTCCCCTTCTATCCCTCTCCTCTTATTCTAATGAATGCAGGTAATACTTGATGTGTGTTGCTGATGCTAATTGTGTGTGCTACAGATCTGACAATGCTATTTATTTCTGAGGTTAtgtccaagtcaatgatgatgcCTCTTTTAATCTGAGCATTTGTCCATGCCAATGCTGATGTTTGATTAAATCTGAGCATTTGTTCAATGCTAATGATGTTTCTTCATTAAACCTGAGCAGTTGTTCATTGCCAATTGTTGTTGTGTTCCTTTTCTGCCCTGGTCTAggaaaccaaacacacccttttTTGCTTGTCACTGTTTTGTTGCTTTGTTAGTCATGGTAATTGTGTTGCTTGGTTAGATGGCTTTGGAGgaccagcgatgcatgctgattGCCCGACTTGCTGCTCTTATCATGGCTATGTATGCATTCTTGTTCAGCAGGATAAGAATGCATCATAGTTCAAGGCCTCAGATCTGTTATGGCCCTTTGAGCACCATGGATGAGGAACGCCAAAAGAACTTGGATAAAATTTACAACTACAATGATATAGAGTGTGTTGCTATGCTTCGCATGAGAATAGCACCTTTTTTTAGACTATGCAACTTGCTTAGGGAAAGGAATTTGCTGACATATAGCTTACATAGTAGTGTTGAAGAGCAAGTAGCAATGTTTCTTCGTATTGTTGACCACAACCAACGCTTTAGAGTTATTCACCAAAACTGGAGAAAGTCAATAGAAACAGTGCATAGATATTTCAAGGAGGTCTTGTATGCTATTGGGGAACTTAGGCAAGACATGATTAGAGCTCCATCTAATGAGACACCACTTAAGATAATCAATAGCccaagatggtacccatatttcaaggtaatCAATTTGTCATGTAGTTTGTAGGTTGTTGCTGCATACTTGGGTGCATATCATGTAACAAGCATTTATTGGGTGTTCATGTAGGACTGTGTTGGGGCAATAGATGCAAGTCATGTCTATGCTAGAGTGCCAGCCAAGATGCAAGCAACATTTAGGGGAAGGAAGCACTACCCCACACAAAatgttcttgttgttgttgactTTGATCTAAAATTTACTTATGTCCTAGCTGGTTGGGAGGGGTCGGCTCATGATGCTACTGTTCTTGTTGATGCACTAGAGCGGAGGATGGGTTAAGGGTTGCACTAGGTAATTAGATGAATTGGATACCTAAATAAAATCTGTAACTTCATAACAATGGACTTAATGCATATCTGTACTTATTATTGGAAAATTTTTACTTAGTAGATGCTGAATATTCATGTCATCCTGGATTCCTTCCTCCTTATCGTGGCACTAGTTACCATCTCAAAGAGTATGGTGGTTGGAACTACCCAACCAACCCAAGGGAGTTGTTTAATTTGAGACATTCAAGTCTAAGAGTTTATGTTAAAAGGGCTTTAGGTGCTTTGAAGAATTGTTTTCGCACCATTGATAATAAACCATTTCATCCCTTCAAGACACAAGTGAAGTTAGTACTTGCTTGCTGCCTATTGCATAATTGGATACTTGGGCATGGGGTTGATGAGGTAGTTTCTGCTGAGTTCTCTTGGGTGCCCAACAACAATGCAAGTCCTAGACATGGGGTCCAGATGGATGACAATGCTGTTTGCGCTCAAACTAGGGATGAATGGGCTAATCACATGTGGTCCAATAGGGGCAACTCTCACATCTAAGATGTACCTGTTTTGTATTCTATCTATGTTGAACAATATTGTTTATTTCTAAACTGAGGCATTGAACAATTGCAATAATGATTTTACTTATTTCATTATACAATATAGCTAAGGCATTGGATATGTGCAATGATGTTACACCAATTTTGATACTACACTAGAACTAAGGCTTGAGACGTTTGCagtgataattttttttattccctGATACTTCTTTTGAACTAAGGCTTGAGACATGTGCAGTGATGAATTTTTATTCCCTGATACTACACTTGAACTGAGGCTGGAGACATGTGCAATGATGAATTTTTTATTCCCTGCTACTCCTATTTTTTTCTTGAGTGCAATGCATTTTGATGACATAGGCCAGATGGCACATGCAATGATGTTTCACCAAttattcatttttgtttctGAGTAGGGGTGTGGCAACTGAAAATAGGAAATGGCTGAGGAGATGAATGTTGAGATCCTTACTGCTGATGAGCTTGTGTTCCCTAGTGTTGATGTGCCTGTTGGGGTTGTTCgtgctggtgctgctggtgcTCAGCAGACATCTGCTATGAGGTGGACAGATGTGATGTCTGGATTTATCCTTCGCCGCATGTGCCAGCTGATTTCAACTGGTGTCAGGACTGATAAAGCATTCAAAAAAGTCCACCTTAACCAGGTTGCCAAGGCTCTTCAGGAGTTCAGTGGCAATGATGTCACTAGCACACAAGTGTACAACCACTTGAGGAAGTGGAGGCAGAGGTGGATTAGAATCTCAAAGCTGAGAGAGTTGAGTGGAGCtttgtgggatgaggacaattCCATGATTGTACTTAAGGAGGAGAACTACAATGGACACATCAAGGTTTGTTCAATGATCATTTACTTTGTTCATGCTATTTCCTTTCATCAATGTTTATCATTTAAGGTTTCTAACTTAAGTTGGTGTAATGGCAGGCACACCCCAAGGATGCTGAGTACCTGAACAAGCCAATTCATCACTACCAGCAGATGATGATCATCTTTGGTAATGGTCAGGCAATAGGCAAGTATGCTATGGGGTCAAATGAGGCTCTTAGTAGTCCTTCTGACTTTGCTGAGAGCTCACTCAAGAATGAGTCACCTGAGGAGCTGAAGAGTGGAAAGACTGAGGCAGCTGATGGAACCAAGTCAAAAGAAGCTGTTGGAAGCAAGAGAAAGAGGTGCATGCTGTCAGAGGAGGATGTCCTTGTGTTTACTAGCATGACTGATGCAGTGAACAATGTTGCAGATGCTATAAGTTCTACCAAGGTTGAGGATTCCCACCCTGAGTTGTATGGTGCACTCATGTTCATGCCTGGGTTCAGTGATGAAGCTCTGATGGTTGCATATGATCACCTTCTTGACAACAAGGTCTAGGGATCTGCTTTTGTGAAGATGACTGACTCTCACTGTGTTCTTTGGCTGAGGACCTTTTTGGCCAAAAACTAATACATGTGAGAGCCTATGCATGGTGGTTGATCCCTCTTTTGTGTAGTGATCCTCTATTGGATGATCTGGTGCAATGGTGGCTTGTTTTGTGCATACCTTCCTGCTctggtggtcttttgtgcagttgACATGACCCTGCATTCTTTTGGACAGTTGAGTTGATCCTATCTCCTAACTATATGGCTAACTCTAGTATATAGTTAATGACTTAGATTGTGCCACTATAGAACTGCAACCTTATTACTGCTAACCATCCACAACCTGTTGTGCTACTGTGTTGTGATGATGTTGCTATGAACTCATCTCATATTCTGTTGTTGTGAACCTGCCTGAGCATGTGTCTATTTGGCTATGTTGTTGGGTATTTTTTTCTAAGCACATGTCtccatgccaatgatgatatgcTTATTCTTCATGATTTCTTGCTATTCAATGAATCTTGCTATTTTATTGCCTATCATATTACTCTTATGATGTGGTCCTTTCTAACCTGAGCACATGTCGccatgccaatgatgatatgcTTATTTTTTCCTAATTACTTGCTGTTCAATGAAGCTGAGAACCTAAATTCATGTTTCATTACCAATCATATTACTCTTACGATATGCTATGTTTTCCTTATTTCTTTTTGTTCAATGAATCTTGAACCTCAATTCATGTTTCATTGCCAGTCATATTACTCTTATGATGTGGTCCTTTCTAACCTAAGCACATGTCTATCATATGCAtctttatatttatatacttTACTAATGTTTTATGAATTGTAGATAGCTATGGCTTGGTATGTTGTTCATGTTGGCCAACAACCTGGAGATTTCTCCAACTAGGTTGATGCCCATGCTCAGGTCAATGGCTACAAGGGTGTTTGCCAcaaaaaatacaagtcaagTGAAGAAGCATTTGCAGCCTTCGATGGTCCTCAAAACAAAGAGGTGAAACCAACTCCACCTGAACCTGTTGCACCTAatctgaagaagatgaaattgtGGCATATTAAAGATGTAATAATAGTTGTTCAGTTCTTAATCATTGCCTTTTTAGTTTGCAAGTTGATGTAATTTCAGTTATGTTTGCAAGTTGATGTAATTTCAGTTATGGTGGCATGCATATTTTGCCTCCTTGTGCTGGATAAGATGGTGGTATTCTTACCACTACATGCAGGAGATAATCTTAACTTGTTGTATGCAGCTAACCAAACAAACTACCCTGCATCTAATTTTTCAAATTTGGAGTACATCTAGGCAACCAAACACTATCTCTGAATAGCCTAGCTCATTGCATACAGTCAACCAAACACTGCCCCTTGCATGCACCCGACCTGGTTGTAGGGAGCCTGGCTGGCTGGTACTACCCAGGCTACCCTCCTCCAAgaaaccaaacatgcccttaccTGCTTCGTCCCACCAAGCCAGGTGTGGCCAGGTCTCTGACCTCCATGGGCCATGTGTCGGTCAAGTTGGTAGAGGGTGTGGCTCCAGGTGCAGACTCAGAGAAACCGCTCCTGGACACGATCCACTCTGCTCCAACTCCTCGAGGGGCCCGTGTGTTGGAGATGAAGCTATCTGCAGCCCTCTCGTTTCGGTGGATCGGCGGTGGGATCATGTACTGTGAGACACGCGCCATCCTCCCTACCAAGGGAGCCCTTCCAAAATTGCAGTgctcgtcccaaattactattcattttggtttttctagatacatagcttttgctacatATGtggacataatatatatctggatgcatagtaaaagctatgtatcCAGGAAAattcaaaacgaatagtaatttgggacggaggcaGTATGCACTGCAAGTCTAGTCCAAGACAGAAACTGCAAGCTTTTGCAAATGTGGAGCACTGCAGCCATCCGTCCACCACCATTCATCTGTAGGTTTAgttgaaaaatgaaaataagCATACAACAAGATTGAAATTAAGGACAATAAATAAATATCAGATTAACAATGACATAGACCTAAGGTTGAACACGGACGGATAAAGTCCCATCCCAACCCACCCCGTTTTTCACATTTAGCACGCCCATTTTCATTTTTCCGAAAAAATCCGTGTTCGGGATGGGTCACGGGTCGACGGGTTGCGGGAGCAGGATGGAAACGGGGGAGGATTGATCTCGGTCAGATTCCCGAGGTCCCGTATTTGATCAGGATGGACCCAGATTTAACCCGGATTTGACCCGAATATTCAACCCATCAGCTAACTATAGCCCAACAGCTAACCCTAACCTTATCTTTCAGACCTTCACCACCCGCGCCACCTCAGGCTCAGTCCGACTCCCGCTCAGGCGCCACGACCACAGCCGCACCGCCACAATCCGCTGAgctgcgcctccgccgcctgtTGGTGCCATGCTACTACCTACGGGGCCGTGCCGGCGGCGCGCTGCCCTGAGCCGCGCCTCCAGTGCCCCATGGTCGTGCCCCCTCCACACATCGGGACGTGCTGCTGCGGTTcgtcggggtcggggttgggGCGGCGTTGCGCACGCCAGGGTCGGGGCCGTGGGTCGGGGTCGAGGCTGTCACGCTGCTGGTAGGGTAACAGGAGGATTTGTGAGCTTCGGAGCTGCGAATCTTGAAAAAtgcagcggtggcggcagccATACCGTAGTCCTAGAGACCAGCCTAGGCAAACGGCTTGTCATTTGATGCAGAGACCGCTATAGTAATTAGCACGATTTCTTCTCTGTTAGTGCCTAGCAGTTTCTTCTCTGTTAGTGCCTGGCACTGCTAGGGAATGGACCTTTCCTCCCGAGACTCAGTACCGGTTACATTTTggctcggtactaatgtgacCTTTAATACCGGGCCTATTGGATAGTTCCCGAGGAGGCTCCCGtaacctcctttagtaccgggtggagcctccacccggtactaaagcatCCCTCCGATCTGCATgctactttttttattttcaccgGCCCCTCACGCCTTATCCTCAGCGACTACTCGCCTTGCCCCTCAACGCCTTATCCTCTCTTTCCCCCTCCTTCTCACTgcgcctcctccttcttccccctccttctcctccacccaccccttccctcccttcccgacctcccctctcctcccccctccgctcgcccctcacctcgtgcctgaggcaaggagcggcggcaggcgggTGGGAGCGGTGGGCAGGTGGCCGAGGATGGCGGGGGCCGACGACGGGGCGGGTGCCGGGGAGAGGGGCCGGCGGGGATGTAGGGGTGGTAGGGCGGTGGGCGGAGGGGGCGCCGGGACGACGGGGAGgcgtgggcgggcggcggagggcccGCGGGAACGACGGGGGTAgaggggcggcgggaggcgggggccggcggTAAGGGCGGCGAGGGCAGGGTCGGCAGCGGGCAGCGGATGGGGCCGCGgtagggcggcggtggggcgacggggggcgggggccggcgggacCTGGTGGggattcaatttttttaattttttaatactctttagtaccggttatttcaactggtactaaaggacccccctctagtaccgaattgccaataccggttgcacaaccggtactagaggggagTTCCGAACCGGTGCTAAACGTGGAATCCCTAGTAGTCTGAACATGCACATACATGTGCTGAATGCTTGAACCATACATTGTTCCACATAGAGAAAAATTGGCATACATATAGGGGTCACTTGAGCCTTGTTGATGGTTAGTGTGGTATGTGTGTCCTAACTAAAGTTCTCAGTTTCCATCCATTTACGTCGAGTTTCCGACCGTATTGGTTCGTTTCCGCACACCCGTATAACCTGCTTCCATTTCCGCTCCCGGCTGTCCTACTCCTACTCCCGCTCCCGATCTCGACGATGAAGTGCGAGAGCGGAAACAGGAAAGGGGTTTTCCCGCCCATTTTCATTGCTACATGGACCAGTAGCTCAATCATTGATGGCTGTTGCTGCGTCAAAATTCCCCTCTGTTTGTCTAAATTTCTTCATGACCGATTGCTGCCACTAAAATCTGAATCCTAATACACCTGAATCTCACCAGAggtaaacaaaacaaatcaAGAAATTACCTCACAGCTGGAGGCCGTAGCTGACGAGCAAGCCAAGCGCTAACGGTCACATCAACGGCCGAGAGCCTGAGAGCCG from Setaria italica strain Yugu1 chromosome II, Setaria_italica_v2.0, whole genome shotgun sequence encodes the following:
- the LOC101768875 gene encoding uncharacterized protein LOC101768875; the protein is MAEEMNVEILTADELVFPSVDVPVGVVRAGAAGAQQTSAMRWTDVMSGFILRRMCQLISTGVRTDKAFKKVHLNQVAKALQEFSGNDVTSTQVYNHLRKWRQRWIRISKLRELSGALWDEDNSMIVLKEENYNGHIKAHPKDAEYLNKPIHHYQQMMIIFGNGQAIGKYAMGSNEALSSPSDFAESSLKNESPEELKSGKTEAADGTKSKEAVGSKRKRCMLSEEDVLVFTSMTDAVNNVADAISSTKVEDSHPELYGALMFMPGFSDEALMVAYDHLLDNKV